Proteins encoded within one genomic window of Lycium ferocissimum isolate CSIRO_LF1 unplaced genomic scaffold, AGI_CSIRO_Lferr_CH_V1 ctg8534, whole genome shotgun sequence:
- the LOC132045909 gene encoding uncharacterized protein LOC132045909, with translation MEISTEDKRKHNINKELYCALMKQEQNEVIQLCQKLQEGPLHILTVHDDTVLHVAAYSKQKDLVLCLLKELETRFPEFPLDGLKHRNDMGDTILHDIATFDGLDSAAKVILDRAPDLLRMRNKGGETALFRAVRYGKAVMFDFLDEQVNQRFDDDEREACYYKLGGATILHAAVRSEHFGLALLIAKKYDYLVNERDADGMTALQLLACNRQAFGSGEKYSFIKRSIYTRLSTEHKATESEGKTPYTLYKNLRTSPFMFLME, from the exons ATGGAAATTTCAACTGAAGATAAAAGAAAGCATAACATCAATAAGGAGCTTTACTGTGCATTGATGAAGCAAGAACAAAATGAAGTTATACAACTCTGTCAAAAACTCCAAGAGGGGCCATTGCATATATTAACCGTGCACGATGACACAGTTCTCCATGTGGCTGCCTACTCTAAACAAAAAGATTTGGTTCTCTGTTTACTTAAAGAGTTGGAAACGCGATTTCCTGAGTTTCCTCTAGATGGACTAAAGCATCGCAATGATATGGGGGATACCATTCTTCATGACATAGCCACTTTTGACGGATTAGATTCAGCTGCAAAGGTAATATTGGATAGAGCACCTGATTTACTTCGTATGCGCAATAAGGGTGGAGAGACTGCTTTATTTCGTGCTGTTCGTTATGGGAAAGCAGTGATGTTTGATTTTCTTGATGAACAAGTGAATCAACgttttgatgatgatgagagaGAGGCTTGTTATTATAAGCTTGGTGGAGCCACAATTCTTCATGCTGCTGTGCGCTCTGAGCACTTTG GTTTGGCCCTGTTGATTGCAAAAAAGTATGATTATTTGGTCAATGAACGAGATGCAGATGGAATGactgctcttcaacttcttgcatGCAACCGACAAGCATTTGGAAGTGGAGAGAAGTATAGTTTTATCAAGAGATCCATTTACACCC GTCTTTCAACTGAACATAAGGCTACAGAGAGTGAAGGTAAAACTCCATATACCCTATATAAGAACCTTAGAACATCGCCTTTTATGTTTCTTATGGAATAA